In Hermetia illucens chromosome 5, iHerIll2.2.curated.20191125, whole genome shotgun sequence, a single window of DNA contains:
- the LOC119657618 gene encoding pro-corazonin produces the protein MTKTAIIPIMILAMVVCCMGQTFQYSRGWTNGKRSDTHADESTELMIDADWEKKLEKCLYTLQRITQFPYMRNMLLTANRKYTGHHQIPIEDGDEISGQGLYGTRLKRRVNSMPA, from the exons ATGACGAAAACGGCAATTATCCCCATAATGATTTTGGCCATGGTTGTTTGCTGCATGGGACAAACATTTCAATATTCTCGTGGTTGGACTAATGGCAAACGTTCTGATACGCATGCTGACGAAAGCACTGAACTGATGATTGACGCTGATTGGGAAAAGAAACTGGAGAA ATGTCTCTACACATTGCAACGGATAACACAATTTCCGTATATGAGAAACATGTTGTTAACGGCTAACAGAAAATACACAGGACATCATCAAATACCAATTGAAGATGGAGATGAGATTTCAGGACAAGGTCTGTATGGGACAAGACTGAAGCGACGCGTTAACAGCATGCCCGCTTAA